GAGCACGGAGACCTTCCGACTCGGCGGCACGAGGGTCTTCGAGAGCCTCCGGGGCTACGACGATTATGACATCGTCCCCGCGGAGAACGCGGCCGTACGCTTCCCCGGCGGGCGGTCCATGTTCGCATTCACGTCGGAGGTGCAGTTCCCGATCGTCCACCCGCTGCACGGCCTCTTCTTCTTCGAGGCGGGGGACACCTGGCGTCATCGCTCGGAGATAGGCCTCACTGGGCTGAGGGCCGCCTTCGGCCCCGGTCTGCGCTTCGAGATCCCGATGCTGGGCCCCATCGGGCTGGACTACGCCTACGGAACCGCCGCCCGGGATTGGCGGTTCCACTTCATCATCGGAACCTCGCTCTGACCGCTTTTCCCTATCGTCAGACGCGCGCGGATCGGCTACCATCCGGGACCGGAGTTGGCGGCCCGGGGAGGGGGTGCTCATGAGACGCATTTGGGTGCGACGGGCGTTCGAAACCGCTCTCATCATATTCGGTTTGGCGGTTTGCCCCCACCTGTCGGCGGGGCAGGAGATCAAGATCGGCTTCATCCGCTCCGCGACGATTCTCGACCAGTACGAAGGGGCGCGCGCGGTCACGCAGACGTTCAATCAGGACGTCACCGCCTGGAATCAGGAGGCGCAGCAGCGCCGGAAGGATCTCGATCTCCTCGGCAAGGAGCTCGAGTCGCAGTCGCCCATGCTGACCGACCAGGTGCGGCGGGACAAGGAGGCGGACTACCAGCGCAAGCTCGCCGAGTATGACCAGTATGTCCAGGGGATCTGGGGCCCCGGCGGGCTCGTCGCGCAGCGAAACGAGGAGCTTCTCCGCGGCCTTGTCGACAAGATCCAGCGGGTGGCGCGGAAGATCGCCGACGAGGAAGAGTACGACTTTGTTTTCGATGCCTCGGGGGGCAACATCATCTATGCTGACAGGGCGCACGATCTCACCCAGAAGGTGATCGAGGGCCTCAACCAACCCGAGTGATGCGCGCTTCTGGAAGTCGACGGAGGGATTGAGGCGGATGCGGATGCTGCTCAGCGAGCTGGCGGGGAGGCTGGGAGCGCTGCTCGAGGGAAACGGCGACGTCGAGATCAGCGGGGTTGCCGGCATACGGGAAGCCCGCGCCGGGCAGATCACGTTCCTTGCCAACCCGAAGTACGACTCCTTTCTCGCGACCACGGAGGCCTCCGCCGTGATCATGCAAGCGCCGCGGCCCAACTGCCCCATCCCGGCGCTCATCGCGCCGAATCCCCAGCTCGCCTTCCTGACCGTTCTGAACATCTTCGCCGCGCAGAGAGGCCCGGTTGCTCCGGGAGTCCATCCGACGGCCGTGATCGGCGAGCGGGTCCGCATGGGCGCGGCAGCCTCGATAGGCCCCCACGTGGTCATCTGCGATGATGTCGTCCTCGGCGATCGGGTCGCCGTCCTCGCGGGCTGCTACCTCGGCGGCGGCGTTCGGATCGGAGACGACGCTTTCATCTATCCGAACGTCGTCATAAGGGAAGGGACCGTGCTCGGGCAGCGGGTGATCGTTCACAGCGGCGCCATCCTCGGGAGCGATGGATTCGGATTCGCGCGCGACGGCGGGAAGATCCGCAAGATCCCGCAGATCGGCAACGTGGAGATCGGATCGGACGTCGAGATCGGAGCCAACAC
The Candidatus Eisenbacteria bacterium genome window above contains:
- a CDS encoding OmpH family outer membrane protein, with protein sequence MRRIWVRRAFETALIIFGLAVCPHLSAGQEIKIGFIRSATILDQYEGARAVTQTFNQDVTAWNQEAQQRRKDLDLLGKELESQSPMLTDQVRRDKEADYQRKLAEYDQYVQGIWGPGGLVAQRNEELLRGLVDKIQRVARKIADEEEYDFVFDASGGNIIYADRAHDLTQKVIEGLNQPE
- the lpxD gene encoding UDP-3-O-(3-hydroxymyristoyl)glucosamine N-acyltransferase; this translates as MRMLLSELAGRLGALLEGNGDVEISGVAGIREARAGQITFLANPKYDSFLATTEASAVIMQAPRPNCPIPALIAPNPQLAFLTVLNIFAAQRGPVAPGVHPTAVIGERVRMGAAASIGPHVVICDDVVLGDRVAVLAGCYLGGGVRIGDDAFIYPNVVIREGTVLGQRVIVHSGAILGSDGFGFARDGGKIRKIPQIGNVEIGSDVEIGANTTIDRATTGTTRIGSGTKIDNLVMIAHNVQVGENSLLCAQVGISGSTILGSDVTLAGQVGVVGHIELGDGVQVGAQGGVTKSVPSGRSVSGYPALPHEQARRVYASMRHLPEMLRTIRDLCRRLEELERRPAKPEENA